From Epinephelus lanceolatus isolate andai-2023 chromosome 23, ASM4190304v1, whole genome shotgun sequence:
TATGCACAGGGCAACGTGGCTTACTCTGGCCCAGGACAAGATGATCTCCAAAGCCAAGTCCTCCCTTGACCCAGGGCTTGGAGCAACTGACTCAGCGTTACCCTCTCATCAGTGGCCCTGGTTATATTGCTCATCTAATGGGACTCTTCTGTTACTTGGTTGATTGGTTGACGATACTATGTGGATGATGATCTATTGTATGTTCATCTTCTAGTGATAAGATTGGTTCCCTTAAATTATTATTCAATATATCCAGAATAAAATGTGGTGGAAAAACTCCCACATACCAGAAAtagtatcattattatttgtgtatgtatgtttaaGTTTAGGTTGCATTCAAATATAATCTAAATGCTTGtgctgttaaaaaacaaactaacaaaaaacaaaattacaccaGGGCACATGTtaattttcagatattttattcAAATTGAAGACAATTAAAATGAAATCTCTCGTTCAGTTTATTCAGAAAAATAACGTCCAGAATTAAAAAGTGTGTTGGCATCTTTTAAAAACAGATAATCACATTTCTTTTGTATACAAAACATTAAGGAATATTGGCCATGAATATTCACAGGTTTCTACTTATTTTTCCTCcagtattaaataaaaataaattacctacagtaaatatgtttattttaagaAGAATTTTCTAGGGTAAATAAGACAAACCTAGAACACAAGACCATTCATTTGGCTTCAAGTCTACAAGTATAAAGCAAAGGTTTACCTGAAAttatagaaaaaaagaaaagtgatatATTCCTACACATTCATAATCATAAGCTTTGTCTCCTGATCCAAAAAGCATCATGACAACGAGTCCTCCACATGTCATTAACACATTTTTGTTCTCCTATCCGTCTAAATCAATGTCACACTATTATAATCAGAGTTTCACTGACTTGTACATGCAGATGTTTACACAAATATAAGGCACAACTAGTGGTCAACAGATTTAATAAAGCATCAATAAAGCTTCTAACCCGTCAGTTCCTTGTCAATATTGTTCTGAAATTTTACTCAAATTCCACTTAAAAGTTTTCAGGaattaaaagaaacattttcctaaGTCAACAAGTGTCAAATATTTGGGCTTGACAAACATGCAAATATTTCTCATGCCATCATTTTTGTTGCATAGATTCACAGATCATCTTCAGCCGTGGGAAATTAGAATTCGTCTTCAACATGTGCATGATTTTTTCCTATATGACGATGGATCTCAGGAGACGGAAGCACAGAATGACATCCCTGGGAATTGGTGGCTTAATGTCATTGCCATCCAGTCTGAGGTAGCGCAGACGAGGAACGCTGTCATTGATGGAGTCGTCAACGGTTTCGACAGCAACAGGACAGACATTGGAGCCACTCACACCTGTAAATACACAAAGGGAATAATGATTTACAAAGGCAAGACAGGATACGTCTCTGATAAACAGTCCTATTCAATAGATGCAAGGACAAGAGACTCATCTGCATCTACAGCTCACATGAATCATCATAATTAGAGAAAAGCTGGAAAAATGTCCCAGACTTACTTTTGATATTGTTGTGGTCGAGGTGAAGCTGTTCAAGGCCTGAAGGAATGAGGGGAACCTCAGTCAGCTGGTTGTGGGACAGCTGCAAGTCCAACATGCTGGAGACGTTAAACACATTTGTGGGAACTCCATTGCTGCCAAGCTTGTTGTGGTTGAGCCTCAGAAATGCCACTTTTGGCAAACCTTTGAAGTAGCCAGCTGGGATCTTCTCAATGTTGTTGCCGTCAAGATAAAGCTGGGTGGTGGTGGGTGGTAAGCCAAGAGGCATGTTACTCAGCTGGTTCTTGGCTAGGTTAATCTGCACCAGGTTGTTGAGACCCTTTAGGCTCACCTCAGTCACCGCATCATCCATCAGCTTGTTCCCCTGGAGGTCCAACAGGTTGAGCTTATCGAGACCGATGAAGACACCGGCAGGGATCTTGGAGATGCGATTGCGAGAGACACGTAGATGCTCCAGAGTGGCTGGCAGGGGAGACGGCACAGAGGACAAGAGGTTGTCATCCATGTAGAGGTGTGCCAGGTGAGGCATTTTACTTAAGACACCTTCTTCCACTCCCTCGCTGGTGATCTTGTTGTGGTTTAGGTTCAGCCAACGCAGCTGTGTGGCGTTACGCAGAGGGTCTACTGACAGGACTTCAATTAGATTGTTCTGCAGGTAGAGATACCATGTGTGTGGAGGGATATTGGGGATGGTCTTCAGGCCTTTATTGTCACAGTAGACAGCACGAGGGAAGTTAGGGGGGCAGTGACACTCTTTAGGGCAGGCCGTCACCTGGGCCAGGAATTCTTCATAAGGCATGTCTGCCTGGCCGAGAACTTGCCCAACCAGGCACAAGGTGCAGAGGACGCTCAGGAGAAATGCCATTTTGCTTCCCAACCTACGATGGAGAGGGAGACAAAACATTATTATAGACAGCTGAGTAATGTGCGACACAAAATCAAGTATTACAATTATTCCTTTTCTCATTTTtcaaaattgattttttaattcctgAGTCGATATAATTTTAAGTGCAAAGGTGGAAGGAAGTTGCTGCTTCTATTGTGGTAGTCAACAAGTAACATGACGTCAGATCTTTTCCAAGAAAGACAGAACTGAAGCAAGAAAGCAGACAGTGGCGGAAGAGGTGAAGGATGGACCGTCACCTTAAAAATCACAATGCATGTAGAATTGACACTTAAGAATCGGGATAGTGTTGAATCAGAAGGCAAGCATATTGTCCCAGCTATAGCAAATACACATCTAAATCCAAGGTAAAGAAGGTCAGATGAGATGTTAGAATTGGCAAAGGATTTGGTTCTTTGAATGATCCATGCATTTGATTGCACTTTAGaatctgtgtctgtttcatGATTCATGATTAACAAAAGTCATGGTCAGGCCTTTCACACTTTAGAAAGCTGATAAAGTCACTTTAAATATAGTAACTAATGTGGGTAGCCTCAAGTACAAATTAATTAGCTGACTAAGTGTTTGAACCCGAGCCCAAATTAGCAACCCCCAGCGTCTGTCACCTACACTACCACTAATGTCTTTATCATTAAATTCCAATTGTAGCTGCCAACAGAGCAGGGTAACCGCCTCTTTCCGGGTCATTTCTTTGCCTGTCAATCACATGTAAAGCTCCAAAGACAGAATGTCGGGCCAGGTCAACTTTAATTGCATTAGGACTATCTTGAAGCTCAGACTTTAAGACATTGCATGTCAGTTGTAGGATGCACTGTTCATGAGGCTTTGATTGCAACAGGCATGGCTGAGCCTGCCACACATCTTGAAGTCCACTTGCAGTGGTTTGCACAGCCGATACAAAGATGCATGCAATATGCACATATGCAAGCACTGTACACCTTCACTAAACTGAATTCTTCACCCTTAAGGATGACAGTTCAGCGAAAGGGCAGATGGCCTGATACTGACCACTGACGGGTAAAATGAGATGCAACAAATGGGATACAACAGCTGCTGTgtgacaaagaaatgcaaaaacaaaaaaaaagagagagaaagtgagcaAAATCTGATGTCAGCTCTACTATCTTCTATCCACCCATCTCCTAAGCCTCTACTTGAGTCCTCTCAGCTGCCATCTGGTGCTTGTTTAAATTCTTGATGCACTCCACGTTTGTCTGGAACTCATTTCGGGCAGGCCACGCTTTTCCACGGATGGACGCGCTTCAAAGGAAAAGCCGGCACACCTGTTTTAAAGAGATGTGCTGCTGCTTTCTTACTGTACTGGGGTCAAAGCTTCTTGACCCATCTTTACAAATGGTGCAGTGGTGCAAATGACAAAAGCTCCATCCATGCTTCCATAAAGATAAAACCCAATCACTAAAGACAAACGACTACTGAACTACCAAACATGTCATCCAGACGTATCAATGTCTTTGCCTTCCAGAAGCCAGTCTTACCTTAAACTCTTGAAGTTCCTTCTTGCTTATGTCCTTTGTCAGCAAGTTACCAAGCGTAGTCCCAAATGATGAGGCTGTAGCTCTCACTCCCCTGTATTTGTACTACGAGTTTTTTCATTCAACCTGTGCCAACCTGTCACTCAAGATGACAACTAAGCCTCTCTTGTCCAGTGAGATCCTCCCAGGATCAAAGGTCATAATCCCATGGTGTGTTGTGTGCTAAACCTTTTCAGCTCTTGAGACATGGCCTACTTACAAACAGGCTAATACAAGCCTACCTGTTCTTTGTTTGCTGGCTTCCACATGTACAACCCGTCCTCCCTTGGTTTGCATGCTTGATCTTTTTAACTCCACTCACAAATCCCTTAGAGTCCTTTTGACGACCTTTTGCGCTGATTTCATGTTGCCATCCAATATGCGATCAGGATACATTAATCTACTTAATGCAAATTATATAGCCTTACAGTGTTTGCAGTCAATAGAGTGTGggataaacacacaaatacagctcAGCATAATTGCAACGTACAAATGGCTGTCCCCAAATGCCAGCAGGAGGGGTCAAACCTGTTTACCAAGACTGTAAGCACAAAATCTGACTATTTTTACATTGGTGGATGAGGCCTTGGTCTAACAAATCTTGGAAGGTAAATGATGTAAATGGACCATCCTGCCTTGAATCAGCATAtttaagggccctgacacaagAAGCCGACGGTCAGCAGTCGGTCAGTGACGGGCCGTCAGTGAGCTTCCGTCGGCCAACTTTGGGCAGTGgcactgttggcactagtcggCCCTTGTTGGCCCTTGGTAgcccatgttgtttttttttggctgattcaaCATGGTGAATTGGTGTCGGAGAAGCCCATCAGCGAATGAAACCACTCTGATTGGCAGGTGAACTCAGTGCCCAAGCAGAGAAACAGaggtgaggaaagcaaacaaaaaagttAAAGTCAAGTGGGCAAGACatcgaaacaaacttgtttttctgtaagattttgtttttttatccattgagctctttagcagaaactgtTTGTTATTATTTGTGGTATTGTTTGTGAGCGCACGATtaatatcatttgttcttttaacACAGGGTTGTGTTGCTAATATACTAACTGGCTATGTAGCGTGCGTCTTGAATCTGTCTTAtcggtcttccagtttccctttttgaatgatgaacacAGACTACCACCAACTGCTGCTATAGAGAGTTATTCCCTCTTGGACAGGCACAGATTGTATGCGCTAGTTGTCTGTTGTCTTTGCGGTGAGTTAAGGTGCAGTGTTTTGGCCAAGACAGAGGTGACATGAAGCGACATGAGGTGATATAAAGGGACATGAGGCGTTGCAACAGTCGGCCTTCATCGCCAGTACTTTttaatgttggtttggtgtgtctgagccCAAAGTCTTATATCTAGGAATGTGTGTCTCATCGTGACCACGGATGAACTCATTCTGGGAACTTCCAGCATGATACCATCTTGAAGCAGATTGAGGGCAGCTCTACGGACTCAATGGCTTCAGTTTACTCCAAAACACTTTTGGAAAGAACTGGAGCATAGGTAATATCTTGCAGAAAGATCTACTGGACCTGTAAGAAGCTATTTAAGTTGGCATAGAGCATAGACGGTGCGCTAAAGGTAGTCCTTGTGAAAAATCTGTGCCTGATGAAGTAAATGGAGTGCAGTGCGGTAAgttttattgcctttttttactttatgtatttcttttttatgaAATATAATGAGGATCTTGAAGTACCCCAGCTTACATTATTGGGATAAAGGGCACTATGATCGGCCTCCACTGACTATGATTGGCCTCCACTCACTATGATCGGCCTCCACTGACGCACAAAGATGATgcactgtacttaagtacaaaacATTGCCTGCAGACATGAGAGGTGATGCTGTTATGGGAGGGAGGTCAGGCTTAATCTGAGGGGGATTTTACAGCACGCTGGTCAGGCAAATTGTTTTTGTACAAGCTAGCCAGCGCGAGGCTTGGTGACCTTTCCACATGACAGCGTGAGATTGCGCTAATTTCCAGTGATGACGGCAAAGGCTTGAATGCAGCAGGGATAATCCCAGCTGAGTTGTGTGAGGATAGGGGCAACACTTATCCATGATCAGCCATGCAATCCCATCAGAGCTCCTCCTCTGTTTGCCAAGGTGCGCTTGGGAGTGGTAATTATTCTCCTACATATGTTTGTAATCTTGTGTGATCGGTTACACGTCCGGATGTTAGTCCTGAGGACATTTATAGGAACAGTGCGTCAAAGACAGTTTACTATCTGCATGACTGGACAAATGTTTGCATCAGTCACTGTACTGTCCTAACAAGCTTGGATGGTCAGCCTAAAGTTAATTTACTTCTTTGCATGCCATTCTTCTACCTTTATCTTTTAATGACAGCGTGTCTAGCTATTAACAGATATACCTAATCCTGTTCTTAAAGTAAATGCATATAATGGCTTTTAGAGCTCATAGTAAATTAAAGAAGACAAATGTCCTCGCACATCTCTGATGCAGTTTGCCGTCAGGCTGCAAAGGTGACCGACCAGTGGTGTAGTGTAACTaagtgcatttactcaagtgATGTGCTCAAGTGCAAGTTAGAGGTACATGTagttgagtatttccatttcatgctactttatacatCCACTGCACAAGGCTACatctcagaggaaaatattggacattttactccactacatttattagAAGCTTGCAaatttagattattaatacaaattATTAATCAACTAATAGATTATGATGTTATATTATAGGATGAGCTACCCAGCAACATATACAGTAAATAAGTAGGGACAAGCAATTACACCACTATCTGTATAAGGCCAGGAGCCAGGTCATGATGTTTTCTGCTATCTATTtttagtttattatttttttttgttagcctATACCTTGGGCCATCACAAGTTGATATCGTGTACCATTTGGTCTCAGGGGAGCCAAAACTCTGTTTTTGGGACATGTTTCTGACGAAATGATGTAAATGCAAATATGATGGCATAACTACGATGGCATAAATAGTCGTACAATATATGAGTATAGCATATTTGTAtcatataatatattatatctGTTCAACCAGCGAAATTTTATTGTATCTGAAATGGGTGGCGTTAACTGGGTGGGTGTGGTTTATATTGGAAATGGGTGGGGCTTAGTCATaagttgttattttaacttGAAATTGAAATGGATTGATCAGAAGTTCCCTTAATCACATGTCCAGACACATTTGACACACACCCTGATGGTATTAGTACTAGTAAAAAGTATTGGGTACTTGTTTCCTAAGAATGAGCTCCACCCTtatcagctgcaacatttaaGTGGTGAaaacattaatgcatcagtctAATAACATTATACTCTAGGTAtatttgatgctaatacttggATgctaggacttttacttgtaacaaagtatttttacactgtggcaTTGCTACCTTTACTTAAGTCAAAGATCTGAATACGTCTTCCACCACTGCTACTGACAGTTACAGATACTTGGCACGAAACTCAGGCTGTTAAACAACAGGACGACCAGGTGGTAACCTCTAAACTAAGAATGTGCttccactcagcctctctgctgCTACGGCCGTTGTGCAGCCTTGTAAAAAGGTTTGGGATGAAATCAAATGTCAGTCCATCTGACAAGCATTGAGTGCAGCAGTCACACCAAAAGGTAGACACGTGTCTTTTTACAAGCCCTTAAAAATAAGTAAAGACACACTTATTCAAACCAACAGAAATGtcaataaagttttaaaatacaattaatgAGGTGTAAATAGATcttgttttaaaaatacttaaCTGAAACTGGGTGCGATTTGATAGAAACAGTTACTGACTTGCACACACAACAGTTGGGCTACCCTTCCAGTCTTATTTCAACCAATAGTCATTAATAATGTGTGTCAAGATTTACAATCAAATTACCCAAAATGCTGAAAATGGTGATTCAGGGTTTCACAGATCTCTGCAAAATGGAACATATATTACCGAAAACAAATGCTGGCCACAATCTGCCTGACAGACTAAGGAGAAACACATGCTGAGGAATATGATAATGCTCATTTCCTGCCAGGGGCTTTGTGTCTGAGCCAGCTATGTTAATTATACAACGGGTTGTACTTGCACTGCATGGGTTTTTACGGGATCCGTTCCAGTTGACGGCTTTGCCGAAAATCCACTTCATGACTTTGAAAGATTTGGAAGAGTTTGCATGGCTTACTGCATCCAGAGCTGAGAAAGTAACTGTGTTTATGGGTAATTATTGTGTGGAAAAAACAGGTTTGGCAGTGAAAGTGACTTTACAAGATGTGTTTCATTTGCAAACAGCAACAATTATTTCACCATGGTTCAATAATTTCCAGGCTTTATTGTAAAATTATTAATTGCTTGATTATAAAAGTGTCAATCAATCTATTTTAATCCTGATGTTAAGCATCCTAATtcataaaataaagtgtgacTGAAGCTAAACCTGCATGTAATAGCTGAGACATTTACAGAAACACCTTGGAAGCATCTTTTTAATTGTATGGTTACCTCACACTGGCAAGTTGTGAAGCAGAGTTTGGCAAGGTGCACCACATCAAAGAGAAAGATCAATCCAATCAGATGAAAACCACCTGAAAAATGCACTGTCCAAGCACTCACTCCCCCTCTCCAACAGATTTATTAGGCTACAAAAGAAAGATAAGATCATGTTTACCTGCTCCTCAAACTGATGTGAGTGGTCTGCATGCAGCCAGGTGTGGTTTAGTTGTTCTGCTTCTTCAACCAACAGCTCTGATGTTTGTCCGCCGGTGTCAGTGGCTGTGATGTAGTCAGTGCTGCAAGCCAGCTCAGTTAGTATTGTTATTGGTTTGATTCCCCCAGGGCTGCACCTTGGACACCGGTTGAACCGAGAGGATGGAGCATGTGTTGTTGGTGGGAGGACGATTGTGTGTGAGTTGGGATGTCCTCTCGGGGTTTGTGTTGCCTACTTTTCTGCCAGCCCAGCACTTTTTTCCGCCTCTTTTTCATTTggtctcctctttttttttttttgtagagaTTGAAGTCATCAGTGTGGTGTTAGGGGTGAAACGTCTGTCACTCCACCCAACTTAACCATTTGGGCTACAATGGAGGATTTGCTCTTCACCCATCACTCGGGGGGGATGGGTGCAAG
This genomic window contains:
- the kera gene encoding keratocan isoform X1; its protein translation is MQTTHISLRSRLGSKMAFLLSVLCTLCLVGQVLGQADMPYEEFLAQVTACPKECHCPPNFPRAVYCDNKGLKTIPNIPPHTWYLYLQNNLIEVLSVDPLRNATQLRWLNLNHNKITSEGVEEGVLSKMPHLAHLYMDDNLLSSVPSPLPATLEHLRVSRNRISKIPAGVFIGLDKLNLLDLQGNKLMDDAVTEVSLKGLNNLVQINLAKNQLSNMPLGLPPTTTQLYLDGNNIEKIPAGYFKGLPKVAFLRLNHNKLGSNGVPTNVFNVSSMLDLQLSHNQLTEVPLIPSGLEQLHLDHNNIKSVSGSNVCPVAVETVDDSINDSVPRLRYLRLDGNDIKPPIPRDVILCFRLLRSIVI
- the kera gene encoding keratocan isoform X2, producing the protein MAFLLSVLCTLCLVGQVLGQADMPYEEFLAQVTACPKECHCPPNFPRAVYCDNKGLKTIPNIPPHTWYLYLQNNLIEVLSVDPLRNATQLRWLNLNHNKITSEGVEEGVLSKMPHLAHLYMDDNLLSSVPSPLPATLEHLRVSRNRISKIPAGVFIGLDKLNLLDLQGNKLMDDAVTEVSLKGLNNLVQINLAKNQLSNMPLGLPPTTTQLYLDGNNIEKIPAGYFKGLPKVAFLRLNHNKLGSNGVPTNVFNVSSMLDLQLSHNQLTEVPLIPSGLEQLHLDHNNIKSVSGSNVCPVAVETVDDSINDSVPRLRYLRLDGNDIKPPIPRDVILCFRLLRSIVI